A single genomic interval of Takifugu flavidus isolate HTHZ2018 chromosome 19, ASM371156v2, whole genome shotgun sequence harbors:
- the rpl7l1 gene encoding 60S ribosomal protein L7-like 1, giving the protein MAEEESKKVIKLVPEYLLKKRKSYQAIKATQAKLALQEKRKVSRGKGLKFKRLEDFLKDSHKKHRDESRILRLNRRPAARLPPAKNKLAFVVRIREIKGVSPKVMKVIHMLRLGKIFSGTFVEINKTSVSMLKLVEPYVAWGFPNLKSVRELILKRGQAKVGRRKVALTDNTFIEEHIGKHGIICLEDLIHEIYSVGEGFQAANDFLLPFRLSVPRHAAKDKVGVLKDVGNPGFRSSDINSIIRLLN; this is encoded by the exons ATGGCGGAAGAAGA ATCCAAGAAGGTGATCAAGTTAGTTCCTGagtatttattaaaaaagaggaaatcctATCAGGCTATTAAAGCTACCCAAGCCAAACTcgccctgcaggaaaaaagaaag GTGTCAAGAGGTAAAGGATTAAAGTTTAAGCGCTTGGAGGACTTCCTGAAAGACAGTCACAAGAAGCACCGCGATGAATCTCGAATCTTGAGGTTGAACCGACGACCAGCCGCCCGTCTGCCCCCCGCCAAGAACAAGCTGGCCTTTGTTGTTCGCATAAGAGA GATCAAAGGCGTCAGTCCTAAAGTGATGAAAGTCATCCACATGTTGAGGCTCGGAAAGATTTTCAGTGGCACATTTGTCGAAATCAACAAGACCTCCGTCTCCATGTTGAAGCTGGTGGAGCCCTACGTTGCCTGGGG ATTCCCCAACCTGAAGTCAGTCCGTGAGCTCATTCTGAAGAGAGGACAGGCCAAAGTTGGGAGGAGGAAGGTTGCTCTCACAGACAACACCTTCATTGAGGAGCACATAG GTAAACATGGCATCATCTGTCTGGAGGACCTCATCCATGAGATCTATTCTGTTGGTGAGGGTTTCCAAGCTGCCAACGACTTCCTGCTGCCGTTCCGGCTCTCTGTCCCTCGTCACGCTGCCAAGGATAAAGTGGGAGTTCTTAAAGACGTGGGGAATCCTGGATTTCGTAGCTCAGACATTAACTCCATTATTAGATTACTGAACTGA